One stretch of Weissella koreensis KACC 15510 DNA includes these proteins:
- a CDS encoding methionine ABC transporter ATP-binding protein, whose amino-acid sequence MSLIELSNIKVDFKQSNQVITAVQNVNLKVERGQIFGIVGYSGAGKSTLVRTINLLQRPTHGSVKINDIEMTSLSPVELRLKRQKIGMIFQHFNLLEEMTVKQNILHPLKRSKQTTNQKESKAKQLLELVGLTDQANAYPHQLSGGQKQRVAIARALVNDPDILISDESTSALDPKTTQQILELLNHLNLTLHLTILVITHEMQVIEALADQVAIMEHGQIIEQGSVQNVFNQPKQALTQEFITLSQGFSIQKPQYN is encoded by the coding sequence ATGTCCCTAATTGAATTATCCAATATCAAAGTTGATTTTAAACAATCCAATCAAGTCATTACTGCAGTGCAGAATGTTAACTTAAAAGTTGAACGAGGCCAAATTTTTGGAATTGTAGGTTATTCGGGCGCTGGTAAATCAACATTAGTACGGACAATCAACCTATTACAACGGCCAACCCATGGTTCAGTAAAGATCAACGATATCGAAATGACTAGCTTATCGCCAGTTGAGCTTCGTTTAAAACGTCAAAAAATCGGTATGATTTTCCAACACTTTAACCTTTTAGAAGAGATGACCGTTAAACAAAATATTTTACATCCACTTAAACGTTCAAAACAAACTACCAATCAAAAAGAAAGCAAAGCCAAGCAACTCTTAGAATTAGTAGGATTAACTGATCAAGCAAACGCCTATCCGCACCAACTTTCAGGTGGTCAAAAACAACGAGTCGCGATCGCTCGGGCTTTAGTAAATGATCCTGATATTTTAATTTCTGATGAATCAACTTCAGCCCTAGACCCTAAAACTACTCAACAGATTTTAGAACTCCTGAATCATTTAAATTTGACTTTACATCTAACTATTTTAGTAATCACTCATGAAATGCAAGTAATTGAAGCCTTAGCTGACCAAGTCGCTATCATGGAACACGGTCAAATAATTGAACAAGGATCAGTCCAAAATGTTTTTAATCAACCTAAACAAGCTTTGACTCAAGAATTTATTACCTTGTCACAAGGTTTTTCAATTCAAAAACCGCAATACAACTAG
- a CDS encoding YoaK family protein yields MVNNIFKMKESVRVGALLAATTGFIDSYTFAFHDGRFASFQSGNMLQFAVNIAHGNFKHSLIFIWPVLAFVFSVMLNQVVKRIRYVNKAQWEEFAILFEMLGITIAAILEILHAPSVLNLSILALSMAFQSDTFTKLHGDAYATTMFTGNLKRFGATLASYGLNHQKSELMKARNIGVVILSFIIGVVLATFIGIKLNGWSLFIPVLSLGLTWFIITADRQN; encoded by the coding sequence ATGGTAAATAATATTTTCAAAATGAAAGAATCTGTCCGAGTTGGAGCCTTATTAGCAGCGACAACTGGTTTCATTGATTCTTATACCTTCGCCTTTCATGATGGCCGGTTCGCTTCATTCCAAAGTGGAAACATGCTCCAATTTGCGGTTAATATAGCTCACGGAAATTTTAAACATTCCTTGATTTTTATATGGCCTGTCCTAGCCTTCGTCTTCAGTGTAATGCTAAATCAGGTTGTTAAACGCATTCGTTATGTCAATAAAGCTCAATGGGAAGAATTTGCAATCCTCTTCGAAATGCTTGGCATCACTATCGCAGCAATTTTAGAAATTTTACATGCTCCAAGTGTCTTGAATCTTTCTATTTTAGCCCTCAGCATGGCCTTCCAGAGCGATACCTTCACTAAACTGCATGGGGATGCCTACGCAACTACCATGTTCACTGGAAATCTAAAACGTTTCGGAGCAACACTTGCAAGCTACGGGTTAAATCATCAAAAATCTGAACTGATGAAAGCTCGTAATATCGGTGTAGTCATTCTTAGTTTTATCATCGGAGTCGTTTTAGCTACTTTTATTGGGATTAAATTAAACGGATGGTCATTATTTATTCCAGTCTTATCACTTGGGTTAACTTGGTTTATCATCACTGCTGATCGTCAAAATTAA
- a CDS encoding MetQ/NlpA family ABC transporter substrate-binding protein has product MKNIFKLSITLLALPLALSILTPIESVSAAQKTVTVGIVGTSEQELWKSVAKTAKKDSGITVKTKIFTDYNTPNKALVDGSLDLNAFQHTNFLDNWNKSNGNQLASIGKTYLTPMRIYSNHAHDVKNIKDNTTIAIPNDPTNEGRALTLLQTAGLIKLKKTDLPTIKDIKENKLNIKFKEIAADQTPSALKSVDAAVINANYAQEAHLAVKKSIYVEPINKASKQWINVIVANKKQAKNKTYQAVVKAYQTKKTEQYFDQTWGDTQLPAWNIKLK; this is encoded by the coding sequence ATGAAAAACATATTCAAATTGAGCATCACACTCTTAGCTCTTCCCCTCGCTCTAAGTATTTTAACACCTATAGAATCAGTTTCCGCCGCACAAAAAACGGTAACAGTTGGAATTGTCGGAACATCTGAACAAGAATTATGGAAATCCGTCGCAAAGACTGCAAAGAAAGATTCAGGCATTACGGTTAAAACCAAAATTTTTACTGATTACAACACTCCTAACAAAGCTTTAGTAGATGGATCATTAGATCTGAACGCTTTCCAACACACTAATTTCTTAGACAATTGGAATAAGTCCAATGGTAATCAATTGGCATCAATTGGAAAAACCTATTTAACTCCTATGAGAATTTATTCTAATCATGCTCATGATGTCAAAAACATTAAAGACAATACTACTATTGCGATTCCAAATGATCCAACCAATGAGGGTCGTGCTCTGACCCTTCTTCAAACAGCTGGTTTGATTAAACTCAAGAAAACTGATCTACCAACCATCAAGGACATAAAAGAAAATAAACTAAACATCAAATTCAAAGAAATTGCTGCCGATCAAACCCCCAGCGCTCTTAAATCCGTTGATGCAGCTGTCATCAATGCAAACTACGCTCAAGAAGCACATTTAGCTGTTAAAAAATCAATCTATGTCGAGCCCATTAATAAAGCATCAAAACAATGGATCAATGTTATTGTTGCTAATAAAAAACAAGCAAAAAATAAAACTTACCAAGCCGTTGTAAAAGCCTACCAAACTAAAAAAACAGAACAATATTTCGATCAGACTTGGGGTGATACTCAATTACCTGCTTGGAATATCAAGTTAAAATAA
- the trhA gene encoding PAQR family membrane homeostasis protein TrhA has protein sequence MKLDITNHKTVIYEIWNAITHGIALIISLILIVSLIQRGNLHHLPFYQMTSLWVYSGTLLLLYLASTLFHCLAFTSAYRFFQIFDHSNIFLLIAGTYTPYCLITLNNQKGFILLILIWILAISGILNHVLSHGRHQKIETTFYIIMGWLCLLTGKELYQNLSTTGFWLLVSGGLVFTIGAFIYSFSKIPGLHLIWHFFVMAGTWLMFFSIYFNI, from the coding sequence ATGAAATTAGATATTACAAACCATAAAACCGTTATTTATGAAATATGGAACGCGATCACTCACGGTATCGCTTTAATTATTAGTTTAATATTAATAGTATCTCTAATTCAACGTGGAAACCTACACCATTTACCATTCTATCAAATGACCAGTTTATGGGTATACAGCGGAACTTTACTACTTTTATATTTAGCTTCCACTTTATTTCACTGCTTAGCATTTACTTCAGCCTATCGCTTTTTTCAAATTTTTGATCACAGTAATATATTTTTATTAATTGCTGGAACCTATACTCCTTACTGCTTAATTACTCTAAATAATCAAAAAGGATTTATTTTATTAATTTTAATTTGGATTTTAGCTATCAGTGGAATTTTAAATCACGTATTAAGTCATGGTCGTCATCAAAAAATTGAAACCACCTTTTACATCATCATGGGTTGGCTATGCTTATTAACTGGAAAAGAATTATACCAAAATTTATCAACTACAGGATTTTGGTTATTAGTATCTGGCGGTCTTGTCTTTACTATAGGTGCATTTATTTATAGTTTTTCAAAAATACCCGGACTTCATTTAATTTGGCATTTCTTTGTCATGGCTGGAACCTGGTTAATGTTCTTCTCAATATATTTCAATATTTAA
- a CDS encoding phosphoketolase family protein, with protein MAVDFDSQEYLAKVDAWWRATNYLSAGMIFLKSNPLFSVTDTPIVADDVKVKPIGHWGTISGQTFLYAHANRLINKYNLNMFYVGGPGHGGQVMVTNSYLDGTYTENYPEITQDIDGMAKLFKKFSFPGGIGSHMTAQTPGSLHEGGELGYSLSHATGAILDNPDQIAFAVVGDGEAETGPAMTAWHSIKFINPKNDGAVLPILDLNGFKISNPTLFSRMSDEEITKFFEGLGYSPRFIENDDIRDYAAYHKMAAKVLDQAIEDIQAIQKDARENGKYEDGTVAAWPVIIARLPKGWGGPTHNEAGEPIEGSFRAHQVPLNLSQKKMATLPQFEEWLNSYKPAELFNADGTLKDEVAAMAPKGDKRMAANPITNGGRHRGEAAKNLELPDWKKFANDVNADNRGTELADGNRNMDMNVLSGFFAEVAKMNPTSFRIFGPDETMSNRLWDMFKMTNRQWMEPINEPYDQHQAPEGRILDSQLSEHQAEGWLEAYTLTGRVGVFASYESFLRVVDSMITQHFKWLRHASEQSWRNDYPSLNLISTSTVFQQDHNGYTHQDPGMLTHLAEKKADFIRQYLPADGNSLLAVFDRAFTERHKVNHVVASKQPRQQWFSVSEAETLANEGLMVVDWASTAPQGKADIVFASAGVEPTIETLAALHLVNEAFPEVAMRYVNVVELMRLQNKNGAMNSERSLTDEEFTKFFGESGTPVVFGFHGYEDLIQSFFYERGHLGLHVHGYREDGDITTTYDMRVYSELDRFHQAKDAVSALLENGVVASDKADVFFEKMDAILAKHFEVTRNEGRDIEEFTDWKWSPLV; from the coding sequence ATGGCAGTAGATTTTGATTCACAAGAATACCTTGCTAAAGTTGATGCTTGGTGGCGCGCTACCAACTATCTTTCAGCCGGTATGATCTTTTTGAAGAGCAACCCATTGTTCTCAGTTACTGATACACCAATCGTTGCTGATGACGTTAAGGTTAAGCCTATCGGACACTGGGGAACTATCTCAGGTCAAACTTTCTTGTATGCACATGCAAATCGTTTGATTAACAAGTACAACTTGAACATGTTCTACGTTGGTGGACCTGGTCACGGTGGACAAGTTATGGTTACGAACTCATACTTGGATGGAACTTACACTGAAAATTATCCTGAGATTACTCAAGATATTGATGGTATGGCAAAGTTGTTCAAGAAGTTCTCATTCCCTGGTGGAATTGGATCACACATGACCGCTCAAACTCCAGGATCTCTTCACGAAGGTGGAGAACTTGGATACTCATTGTCACACGCAACTGGTGCAATTTTGGACAATCCTGACCAAATCGCATTTGCTGTTGTTGGTGATGGTGAAGCTGAAACTGGTCCTGCAATGACTGCATGGCACTCAATTAAGTTTATCAACCCAAAGAATGATGGGGCTGTTTTGCCTATCTTGGATTTGAACGGATTCAAGATTTCAAACCCAACTTTGTTCTCACGTATGTCAGACGAAGAAATTACTAAGTTCTTTGAAGGTCTTGGATACTCACCTCGTTTCATTGAAAATGATGATATTCGTGACTATGCTGCATATCACAAGATGGCTGCTAAGGTTCTTGACCAAGCTATCGAAGATATCCAAGCAATTCAAAAGGATGCCCGTGAAAACGGAAAGTATGAAGATGGAACTGTTGCCGCATGGCCAGTAATCATCGCTCGCTTGCCAAAGGGTTGGGGTGGACCTACGCACAATGAAGCTGGAGAACCAATCGAAGGTTCATTCCGTGCGCACCAAGTTCCATTGAACCTTTCACAAAAGAAGATGGCAACATTGCCACAATTCGAAGAATGGTTGAATTCATACAAGCCAGCCGAATTGTTCAATGCTGATGGAACTTTGAAGGATGAAGTAGCTGCAATGGCACCTAAGGGTGACAAGCGTATGGCTGCTAACCCTATCACTAACGGTGGACGTCACCGTGGTGAAGCTGCAAAGAACTTGGAATTGCCAGACTGGAAGAAGTTTGCTAACGATGTTAATGCGGACAACCGCGGAACTGAATTAGCTGATGGAAACCGTAATATGGATATGAACGTTTTGTCAGGCTTCTTCGCTGAAGTTGCTAAGATGAATCCTACTTCATTCCGTATCTTCGGACCTGATGAGACGATGTCAAATCGTCTATGGGATATGTTCAAGATGACGAACCGTCAATGGATGGAACCAATCAACGAACCTTATGACCAACATCAAGCTCCTGAAGGACGTATTCTTGATTCACAACTTTCAGAGCACCAAGCTGAAGGTTGGCTTGAAGCTTACACATTGACTGGACGTGTTGGAGTATTCGCATCATACGAATCATTCTTGCGTGTCGTGGACTCAATGATTACTCAACACTTCAAGTGGTTGCGTCATGCTTCAGAACAATCATGGCGTAATGATTACCCATCATTGAACTTGATTTCAACTTCAACTGTTTTCCAACAAGACCACAACGGTTACACACACCAAGATCCTGGTATGTTGACTCACTTGGCAGAAAAGAAAGCAGACTTTATCCGTCAATACTTGCCAGCTGATGGTAACTCATTGTTGGCCGTCTTTGACCGTGCCTTCACTGAACGTCACAAGGTTAACCACGTGGTTGCATCAAAGCAACCTCGTCAACAATGGTTCTCAGTTTCTGAAGCTGAAACTCTTGCTAACGAAGGTTTGATGGTTGTTGACTGGGCTTCTACTGCTCCACAAGGTAAGGCTGACATCGTCTTCGCATCTGCTGGTGTTGAACCAACAATCGAAACTTTGGCTGCTTTGCACCTTGTTAACGAAGCATTCCCTGAAGTTGCAATGCGTTATGTCAACGTTGTTGAATTAATGCGTTTGCAAAACAAGAATGGTGCCATGAACTCAGAACGTTCATTGACTGATGAAGAATTCACTAAGTTCTTCGGTGAGTCAGGAACACCTGTTGTCTTTGGATTCCACGGTTATGAAGATTTGATCCAATCATTCTTCTACGAGCGCGGACATCTTGGACTTCATGTTCACGGATACCGTGAAGATGGTGACATCACTACTACTTACGATATGCGTGTCTACTCAGAATTGGATCGATTCCACCAAGCCAAGGATGCTGTTTCAGCATTGCTTGAAAATGGAGTTGTTGCATCTGATAAGGCTGATGTCTTCTTCGAGAAGATGGATGCTATTTTGGCAAAGCACTTCGAAGTTACTCGTAACGAAGGTCGTGATATCGAAGAATTCACTGACTGGAAGTGGTCACCATTGGTTTAA
- a CDS encoding cytosine permease, which translates to MQKSFGTVHPIPQVARYSNKWDMFATWVGANANNGTWYIGGVIAAAGMYTASTALIVAGILSYTLLAFSSLMGYHTGLSAMTLTRASFGIRGSFLPSIINIVQFIGWAAANTFIAAISVSTIFHTILGWPSYGQPGGQWGLIIGIIIMSILHLISISLGEKSVRLIERIGIILVIIFVVWESIVVFKTVSLHAIFAWQPPKHMQISSGAAIDILAAFNLAWVTAGSDFSRFSKSKHGATSMAFLGANIGLFWFAFIGLTATIATAIALNNYDPNYSDPSTIAMRLGLGTLALIVIMITSTTANAVNLMAAGSALTNIWHKLSLKASLLIVTLTATLVSFIPLFVASFLTDFIAFLDLIGMVLGPEIAIFLVDYFLIRKGNYQISEFTKINGQYWYNGGINWRAIGSWIFGLLAYWGLGYIALIKETIGATFVAMLLTAIVYLILAWPNRNKYNNH; encoded by the coding sequence ATGCAAAAGTCATTTGGAACAGTTCACCCAATTCCCCAAGTTGCTCGCTATTCGAATAAATGGGATATGTTTGCCACATGGGTCGGTGCTAATGCTAATAATGGAACTTGGTATATTGGGGGGGTGATCGCTGCTGCCGGAATGTATACCGCATCTACTGCCTTGATTGTAGCTGGAATATTATCGTATACTCTACTAGCCTTTTCTAGTTTAATGGGATATCACACCGGCTTATCCGCGATGACATTAACCCGAGCTTCCTTTGGGATTCGTGGTTCATTTCTACCGTCTATAATTAATATTGTCCAATTCATTGGCTGGGCTGCTGCAAATACTTTCATTGCGGCAATCTCTGTCTCAACTATCTTTCATACTATTCTAGGCTGGCCCAGCTATGGTCAACCTGGTGGTCAATGGGGCTTAATTATTGGAATTATAATTATGTCTATTTTGCATTTAATATCCATTTCACTGGGCGAAAAATCAGTTCGCTTAATTGAAAGAATTGGAATTATTTTGGTCATCATATTCGTAGTCTGGGAATCAATTGTCGTCTTTAAAACCGTTTCTCTACATGCCATTTTTGCTTGGCAACCACCCAAGCATATGCAAATTAGTTCGGGAGCTGCGATTGACATCTTAGCAGCTTTCAACTTAGCTTGGGTTACCGCTGGTTCTGATTTTTCTAGATTCAGTAAATCTAAACATGGAGCGACTTCAATGGCCTTCTTGGGCGCCAATATTGGATTATTCTGGTTTGCTTTTATTGGTTTAACTGCCACAATTGCTACAGCTATCGCGCTCAATAACTACGATCCCAATTATTCTGACCCTTCTACGATTGCCATGCGACTGGGGCTTGGAACCTTGGCTTTGATTGTTATTATGATCACTTCAACTACTGCCAATGCAGTTAATTTAATGGCGGCTGGGTCTGCGCTTACTAATATTTGGCATAAATTAAGTTTGAAAGCATCTCTTTTAATTGTCACCCTCACAGCGACTTTGGTTTCATTTATTCCCCTCTTTGTCGCTAGTTTCTTGACCGACTTTATTGCCTTTTTGGACTTAATTGGAATGGTATTGGGCCCTGAAATTGCCATTTTCCTAGTTGATTACTTCCTAATTAGAAAAGGAAATTACCAAATTTCTGAATTTACGAAGATTAATGGTCAGTATTGGTACAATGGCGGCATTAATTGGCGCGCCATTGGTTCTTGGATATTTGGCCTTCTAGCTTATTGGGGGCTTGGTTACATTGCTTTAATTAAAGAAACAATTGGTGCTACTTTTGTCGCCATGCTACTAACAGCAATTGTATATTTAATACTCGCCTGGCCTAATAGAAATAAGTATAACAATCATTAA
- a CDS encoding FusB/FusC family EF-G-binding protein — MEKEKQLQPFQFVQISQEVHHVISAYKSVNDSKVIGVLQLDLIKLLDEMGIKTEAVVEKLLEIILAKDCTHERADKALQGLKSLVQPFPEMDEKQIDKLFKKQKKVQYPSNWETDRYQQTYWGWDDYGNQKKYLIMPQNQRYIGLYGDMDPKPLNGLCAICHELSTVSMFSVKLKARGASGNYTKRVNLICRNNAECNARINDPQYLNRFVDYMTNH, encoded by the coding sequence ATGGAAAAAGAAAAACAATTACAACCATTTCAATTTGTGCAAATTAGTCAAGAAGTTCACCATGTCATTAGCGCTTATAAATCAGTTAATGATAGTAAAGTTATAGGTGTCTTACAACTAGATTTGATTAAGTTGTTAGATGAAATGGGAATCAAAACTGAAGCAGTTGTAGAAAAGCTATTAGAAATTATCTTAGCGAAAGACTGTACACATGAACGTGCAGATAAGGCTTTGCAAGGGTTGAAAAGTTTAGTTCAACCTTTCCCAGAGATGGATGAGAAACAAATAGATAAACTCTTTAAAAAGCAAAAAAAAGTTCAATATCCTAGTAATTGGGAAACAGACCGATACCAACAAACTTATTGGGGTTGGGATGACTATGGGAATCAAAAGAAATATTTAATTATGCCGCAAAATCAACGTTATATTGGTCTGTATGGCGATATGGATCCTAAACCGTTGAATGGTTTGTGCGCAATCTGCCATGAGTTGAGTACTGTTTCAATGTTTTCAGTAAAACTTAAAGCACGCGGAGCTTCCGGTAATTACACTAAGCGGGTAAATTTAATTTGCCGTAATAATGCGGAGTGTAATGCACGGATTAATGATCCGCAATATTTGAATCGGTTTGTTGATTATATGACTAATCATTAG
- the manA gene encoding mannose-6-phosphate isomerase, class I, producing the protein MTEPLFLTPVLHEKIWGGTALKDVFDLPIPSDTTGEAWIISGHQNGVSPISRGPLAGKTLAEVWQTHPELFENNDVNRPYPLLVKFLDAHQDLSVQVHPGDDYAAEHNNGELGKTESWYILAAKPGAEIYYGHKAQTQAEFNQMIDQADWEHLLQKVPVHAGDFFYVPSGTLHALGTGVLALETQQSSDVTYRVYDFDRPDKKTGELRDLHLEDAKNVTTVPFKAESPAQRTLQMGALQETTMVEAPYFNVYKDELDGEAYIVKQAPYAQYTVIAGSGTVIVDGQSYPLELATSFVMPATVAEWTLKGKMTLIMSTPGPKSR; encoded by the coding sequence ATGACAGAGCCATTATTTTTAACACCAGTTTTACATGAAAAAATATGGGGCGGAACGGCATTAAAAGATGTTTTCGATTTACCTATCCCAAGTGATACAACGGGAGAGGCTTGGATTATTTCAGGCCATCAAAATGGTGTTTCACCGATTTCCCGTGGCCCTTTAGCTGGTAAAACATTAGCTGAAGTTTGGCAAACTCATCCTGAATTATTCGAAAATAATGATGTTAATCGTCCTTACCCCCTTTTAGTGAAGTTTTTAGATGCTCATCAAGATTTGTCAGTTCAAGTTCATCCTGGTGATGATTATGCTGCTGAACATAATAATGGTGAATTGGGTAAGACTGAATCGTGGTATATTTTGGCAGCTAAACCGGGCGCTGAGATTTATTATGGTCATAAGGCTCAAACACAAGCTGAATTTAATCAAATGATTGATCAAGCTGATTGGGAACATCTTTTGCAAAAAGTTCCAGTTCATGCGGGTGACTTTTTCTATGTTCCATCTGGAACTTTGCATGCCTTAGGAACTGGTGTCTTGGCACTTGAAACGCAACAGAGTTCGGACGTAACTTATCGAGTGTATGATTTTGATCGTCCTGATAAGAAGACTGGCGAATTACGAGATTTGCATCTGGAAGATGCTAAAAATGTCACGACTGTTCCATTTAAGGCGGAAAGCCCCGCGCAAAGAACGCTCCAAATGGGGGCGTTACAAGAAACTACTATGGTGGAAGCACCGTACTTTAATGTGTATAAGGATGAGTTAGATGGTGAAGCATATATCGTTAAACAGGCTCCTTATGCACAATATACAGTGATCGCGGGTTCAGGAACAGTCATTGTTGATGGTCAAAGTTATCCGTTGGAGTTAGCAACTAGTTTTGTGATGCCAGCTACGGTAGCGGAATGGACTCTGAAGGGTAAAATGACATTAATTATGTCTACGCCAGGCCCTAAATCACGTTAA
- a CDS encoding DUF1836 domain-containing protein, with product MESIEYKRWLENLQRQQIPTWDSLPDLDLYMDQVVTEVNKIFTPILQTTITKAMINSYVKNDMVQRPIKKKYQRQQLVEIILISIMKVVFPLDTVKKGVAKQLGSNKENTQVAYDNFVERFNHALAGLDIKNPVVQFQQAAFGVPDFQQMAIQAVIYKIICMQLIEIDGDVASES from the coding sequence ATGGAATCAATCGAATATAAACGATGGTTAGAAAATTTACAGCGCCAACAAATTCCAACTTGGGATTCTTTACCCGATTTGGACTTATATATGGATCAAGTAGTGACTGAGGTGAATAAAATTTTTACGCCAATTTTACAAACCACAATCACAAAAGCGATGATTAATAGTTATGTTAAAAATGATATGGTTCAACGTCCTATTAAGAAAAAATATCAAAGGCAACAATTGGTCGAAATTATTTTGATCAGTATTATGAAGGTGGTTTTTCCTTTAGATACGGTCAAAAAGGGAGTCGCTAAGCAACTTGGCTCAAATAAAGAAAATACCCAGGTGGCTTATGACAATTTTGTGGAACGTTTCAATCATGCTTTGGCGGGATTAGATATTAAAAATCCCGTTGTACAGTTTCAGCAGGCAGCGTTTGGAGTTCCAGATTTTCAACAAATGGCTATACAAGCTGTAATTTATAAGATTATTTGCATGCAGCTGATAGAAATTGATGGTGATGTAGCTAGTGAGTCATAA
- a CDS encoding methionine ABC transporter permease, with translation MQNWFNLHVQNITVLGWGGDTGFGTALWETLYMTLGSALIGGILGLAFGLSLVLTAPKGLNPHPRLFKLLDLLVSIGRAIPFIIMVVVISPLTQLITHTTIGPTAALIPLAFGIFPFFARQVQVVLLSIDSGKIEAANSYGATHFDIIWDVYLREGRAELIRISTVSLISLVGLTAMAGVIGAGGLGTTAIVTGYQRFQPDVMWLATLMLLTLILIIQFIGDWLAKHLQH, from the coding sequence ATGCAAAATTGGTTTAATCTTCATGTTCAAAACATTACAGTGCTCGGTTGGGGTGGTGATACTGGTTTTGGCACTGCTTTATGGGAAACTTTATACATGACTTTAGGATCTGCACTGATTGGTGGCATTTTAGGTCTTGCCTTCGGTTTAAGTTTAGTTTTAACAGCACCAAAGGGTTTAAATCCCCATCCCCGTTTGTTTAAGTTACTGGATTTATTAGTTTCCATAGGCCGAGCAATTCCTTTCATCATCATGGTCGTCGTAATTTCACCTTTGACCCAATTAATAACCCATACCACGATTGGGCCAACCGCAGCCCTCATTCCTTTAGCATTTGGAATTTTTCCATTTTTTGCCCGTCAAGTTCAAGTTGTATTATTAAGTATTGATTCCGGTAAAATCGAAGCGGCTAATTCCTATGGTGCAACCCATTTTGATATAATTTGGGATGTCTATCTACGAGAAGGACGAGCAGAACTAATTCGAATTAGTACCGTTTCTTTAATTTCACTTGTTGGTCTAACCGCAATGGCCGGAGTAATTGGCGCTGGAGGCTTAGGAACCACTGCAATCGTAACTGGTTATCAACGTTTCCAGCCCGACGTGATGTGGTTAGCTACTTTAATGTTATTAACGTTAATTTTAATCATTCAGTTTATTGGTGATTGGTTGGCTAAACATTTACAACATTAG
- a CDS encoding aminoacyl-tRNA deacylase, which translates to MAKKDRIKKILIEQILDKADIPYESIIFSHGMDRSTDELEKYQINEHDIYKTLALQGNVTGPLIGIVPIDMHLSEKKLAAISGNKRTDMIPTKDLQKTTGYVHGANNPVGIWQTKKFPIYFDIRAQQAGEIILSAGEVGRSIRVKAEDIAKFVHSEFVDIAVEDN; encoded by the coding sequence ATGGCTAAAAAGGATAGAATTAAAAAAATTTTAATAGAACAAATATTGGATAAAGCAGATATACCATATGAGTCAATTATTTTTAGTCATGGCATGGATCGATCGACTGATGAACTGGAAAAGTATCAAATTAATGAACATGATATCTATAAAACGCTCGCATTACAAGGAAATGTAACAGGTCCTTTGATTGGAATTGTGCCAATTGATATGCATTTAAGTGAGAAAAAATTAGCCGCCATTTCTGGTAATAAACGAACAGATATGATTCCAACCAAAGACTTACAAAAGACTACTGGGTATGTACACGGAGCTAATAATCCAGTTGGTATATGGCAAACTAAGAAATTCCCAATCTACTTTGACATTCGAGCACAACAGGCTGGAGAAATAATTTTATCTGCGGGTGAAGTTGGTCGTTCCATCCGGGTGAAAGCTGAGGATATAGCCAAATTTGTCCATAGTGAATTTGTTGATATTGCCGTTGAGGATAATTAG